In Dehalococcoidia bacterium, the genomic window CCCAAGCCCTCGACATAGGCTGTTCCATAACCGTGCGACATAAGAAGTCGTTAATTAATGGAGGTGGACAAATGGGAGGTCATATTAGAAATATATTCTCCCCGGGCTTTATCGGGAAGATGGAACTGAAGAACCGAATAATAATGGCGGGCATGGGCACCAGCCTGGAGCCGGAGGACGGCACCGTGGACCAGCGCACCATCGACTTCTACGCGGAGCGCGCCAGGGGCGGAGCAGCTCTGCTCATCGTCGGTGTTGGCGCGATCGACCATCCGTACGGACTGGCGCTGACGAACCAGCTCGGCCTGTCCGACGACAAGTACGTTCCCGGCCTGAAAGTACTGTCCGACGCCATTCACGCGAACGGCGCCAAGATTGCCATCCAGCTGCACCACGCCGGCAAGGTGGCCATGTCGGACTTCGGGCGGGGCATCGATATGGTCAGCGCCAGCGAGCTCTCCGCCGGCGGCAGCGAGATATTACAGGACATGGCCTCCACCGAGATACCCCGTCTCATGCAGCAGTTCTCCAAGAAACCGCCGCACAATACGACCCTCGCCCTGAGCAAGGAACAGATCAAAGACTACACACGCAAGTACGCCGAGGCCGCCGGACGCTGCAAGAAGGCCGGGCTGGACGGCGTTGAGATACACGCGGCCCATGGATATCTGATAGCCAACTTCCTCTCGCCGCACACCAACAAGCGCACCGACGAGTACGGCGGCGAGGTGAAGAACCGGACCCGATTCCTGCTGGAGATCATCGCGGCGGTGAGAGAGAAGGTCGGGCGCGACTATCCGGTGTGGTGCCGCATCGACGGGCAAGAATTTGAGATCGAGGACGGCATCACTATAGACGACACAAAGCAGCTTGCGCCGATGCTGGAGGCCGCCGGCGTCGACGCCCTGCACGTGAGCGGCTACGGCGGCTTCCGCCGCTCCTTCTATCACGCCCCGATCTGCCAGCCCGAGGCGCACCTTGTCGGCCTGGCCGCCGAGATAAAGAAGACGGTGAAGATACCGGTCATCGCGGTGGGCCGCATCGACGCGGAGCTGGGCGACAGGCTGATTCGAGATGGCAAGGCGGATTTCATCGCCATGGCGCGCGCCATCCTCGCCGACCCGGAATATCCCAACAAGGTCGCCGCGGGCAGGCAGGACGATGTAATACCGTGCATCCAGTGTTACAACTGCGCCACGCAGGCCTTCTGGAACGCGCCGGTATTCTGCGCGGTCAACCCGGCGGCGGGCAAGGAGGCCGAGCTGCGCATCGAGCCAGCAGGGCAGCCGAAAAAGGTGCTGGTCATCGGCAGCGGGCCCGGCGGCATGGAGGCGGCCATCGTCGCCGCACGTCGTGGGCATAAAGTTGCGATATACGACAAAGGCGTGCGGCTGGGGGGCGCGCTGGTCTTCGCCTCCATGGCCTCCGAGCTTAACGAGGCATTTCTGTACTATCTCATCCGCCAGGTAAAAAAGCTTGGCATCGAGGTCCATCTCGGCACAGAGGTCACGCCGCAGCTTATCGACGAGATTAAACCGGACGCGGTGATAGTGGCCAATGGCGGCATCCTGACATCGCCGGATCTACCTGGCAAGAATCGGCCCAACGTACTGACCGGCTCGGACTTCCGCAAGATGCTGGCCAGCAACCTCAAGGGCGAGGGCGCCAGGATGCTTACGTGGTGGCAGAAGATGGCGGTGCGCATCAGCTCCCCGCTGCTGCCATACTTGATTACGATCCCCAACATTCGCAAGATATCGCGCATATGGCTGCCCATCGGCAAGCGCGTCGTCATCGTGGGCGGCGATATCGCGGGTGTGGAGCTGGCGGAGTTCCTGGCCGACCGCGGGCGCCAGGTCACCGTACTCGAAGAGAAGGACCTGGCCGCCGAGATGTCCATCGCCCGGAGATGGAACTACCTGCAGCACCTGCGCGAGATGGGCGTGACACTTATCAAGGGTGTGAAGTACGGCGAGATCACTGATGAGGGTGTGAGCTATTCGACCAAGAAAGGCTCGACCGTCGTGCCGGCCGACACCGTGGTAATCACCGGAGGCATCGCCGCCAACACCGCGCTGTACGAGGCGATAAAGGCCAAAGTGCCGCAGACGTTCATCGTCGGCGACTGCCGCGAGCTGCGCCTGATACACGGCTCGGTGGAGGACGGCTGCCGCGCTGCGCTTGCCATCCAGTAGGCCGATAGCGTTTAATAGATACAGGAACCTTTGAAAAAGAGGTGCAGGATTCCTCCTGCCGGGGGAATTGGGGGTGTCCCCCAACTCCCCAACTTCCCCCAAGATTGGGGGCCAGGGGGTTGATCAGCACTTAACCCAGAGCTTCCTACAGAAACTCGAAATGCCTTGAAACAGGGGAGGATAACTACATGAGCCTGAGCAATATTCAGCAACTTATGGATTTCACTGGCAAGACCGTCATCGTGACCGGCGCGGGCAAGGGCATCGGCGAGGCCATAGCGCTGGAGTTCGCCAACGCAGGCGCCGATGTTGTAGTGGCCGCCCGCACAAAAAGCGACCTGGATAAGGTCGTCGATAAAATAAAAGCGATGGGACGCAGGGGGCTGGCCGTCCCCACCGACGTGACAAAGGTTGATGCCATCGACAACCTGCTACAATCGACTTTGAAGGAGTTCGGCAAGGTCGATGTGCTGGTAAACAACGCCGGCCACTCACCGATGAAGAACGTGCTAAACGTAACCGAGGAGGATTGGTATTACAACCTCGACCTGAACCTGAAGAGCGCATTCTTCTGCTGTCAGGCTGTAGGAACCTGGTGGATAAAGCAGAAGCGCGGCGGCAGGATAGTTAACATCTCCTCACTCGAATCGCATACGCCCTTCGCGCGAGGCGTTATACCATACGAGGCGGCCAAGGCCGGAGTCAACATGATGACCAAAGCCCTGGCCAAGGAATGGGCCTACAAGGGGATATACGTCAACTGCGTCGCGCCGGGCTCCACCAATACGGAGGGTACCCGCCAGATGGCGGCGGCCGTCGGGATATCCGTGGAGGAATACAAGCGTATGGCATCGGTGGATGTGGGCATATGCATGGGACGCCCCGGCGAGCCCGAGGAGATGGCCTACGCCGTGCTGTTCCTGTCATCGGACGCCGCGAATTACATCACTGGACAGGTGCTGTATGTGGAAGGCGGCGCGCTGCTGGGCAAGGCCTGGAAGATAAAAGGAGCGTAGGGGCGAATAATAATTCGCCTTCACACGATAACCGAGACATTGGTTATTCGCGAGGTCGACCAGTCC contains:
- a CDS encoding NAD(P)/FAD-dependent oxidoreductase, with product MGGHIRNIFSPGFIGKMELKNRIIMAGMGTSLEPEDGTVDQRTIDFYAERARGGAALLIVGVGAIDHPYGLALTNQLGLSDDKYVPGLKVLSDAIHANGAKIAIQLHHAGKVAMSDFGRGIDMVSASELSAGGSEILQDMASTEIPRLMQQFSKKPPHNTTLALSKEQIKDYTRKYAEAAGRCKKAGLDGVEIHAAHGYLIANFLSPHTNKRTDEYGGEVKNRTRFLLEIIAAVREKVGRDYPVWCRIDGQEFEIEDGITIDDTKQLAPMLEAAGVDALHVSGYGGFRRSFYHAPICQPEAHLVGLAAEIKKTVKIPVIAVGRIDAELGDRLIRDGKADFIAMARAILADPEYPNKVAAGRQDDVIPCIQCYNCATQAFWNAPVFCAVNPAAGKEAELRIEPAGQPKKVLVIGSGPGGMEAAIVAARRGHKVAIYDKGVRLGGALVFASMASELNEAFLYYLIRQVKKLGIEVHLGTEVTPQLIDEIKPDAVIVANGGILTSPDLPGKNRPNVLTGSDFRKMLASNLKGEGARMLTWWQKMAVRISSPLLPYLITIPNIRKISRIWLPIGKRVVIVGGDIAGVELAEFLADRGRQVTVLEEKDLAAEMSIARRWNYLQHLREMGVTLIKGVKYGEITDEGVSYSTKKGSTVVPADTVVITGGIAANTALYEAIKAKVPQTFIVGDCRELRLIHGSVEDGCRAALAIQ
- a CDS encoding SDR family NAD(P)-dependent oxidoreductase encodes the protein MSLSNIQQLMDFTGKTVIVTGAGKGIGEAIALEFANAGADVVVAARTKSDLDKVVDKIKAMGRRGLAVPTDVTKVDAIDNLLQSTLKEFGKVDVLVNNAGHSPMKNVLNVTEEDWYYNLDLNLKSAFFCCQAVGTWWIKQKRGGRIVNISSLESHTPFARGVIPYEAAKAGVNMMTKALAKEWAYKGIYVNCVAPGSTNTEGTRQMAAAVGISVEEYKRMASVDVGICMGRPGEPEEMAYAVLFLSSDAANYITGQVLYVEGGALLGKAWKIKGA